One part of the Pseudomonas urmiensis genome encodes these proteins:
- the miaA gene encoding tRNA (adenosine(37)-N6)-dimethylallyltransferase MiaA produces the protein MSGKPPAIFLMGPTAAGKTDLAIELTKVLPCELISVDSALVYRDMDIGTAKPSKALLAAYPHRLIDIIDPAQSYSAAQFCTDALAAMAEITARGKIPLLVGGTMLYYKALIDGLADMPAADPAVRAELEAQASALGLAELHRQLAEVDPESAARIHPNDPQRLIRALEVYRVSGESMTAHRQRQLAESSGADAGAGGHLPYTVASLAIAPTDRHILHQRIALRFSQMLEQGFVDEVRKLRARSDLHAGLPSIRAVGYRQVWDYLDGKLDENEMRERGIIATRQLAKRQFTWLRGWSDVHWLDSLACDNLSRTLKYLGSVSILS, from the coding sequence ATGAGCGGTAAACCCCCAGCAATATTCCTCATGGGCCCGACAGCGGCCGGCAAGACCGACCTTGCTATCGAACTGACCAAGGTCTTGCCGTGCGAGTTGATCAGTGTCGACTCGGCGCTGGTCTACCGCGACATGGATATCGGCACCGCCAAGCCTTCCAAGGCGCTATTGGCCGCCTATCCGCACCGCTTGATCGACATCATCGACCCGGCCCAGAGCTACTCCGCCGCACAATTTTGCACCGATGCCCTGGCCGCCATGGCCGAGATCACCGCGCGCGGCAAGATCCCGCTATTGGTCGGCGGCACCATGCTTTATTACAAGGCGTTGATCGATGGCTTGGCTGACATGCCTGCTGCCGACCCTGCAGTACGCGCCGAGCTTGAGGCCCAGGCCAGTGCGTTGGGCCTGGCTGAGCTGCACCGGCAGTTGGCTGAGGTCGACCCCGAGTCGGCTGCACGCATCCACCCCAATGACCCGCAACGGCTGATCCGAGCGCTGGAAGTGTATCGGGTCAGCGGCGAGAGCATGACGGCCCATCGCCAGCGGCAATTGGCCGAAAGTAGCGGCGCAGACGCAGGCGCGGGCGGACATTTGCCCTATACTGTCGCCAGCCTGGCGATTGCTCCTACAGATCGTCACATTTTGCATCAGCGAATTGCGCTACGATTTTCGCAGATGCTGGAACAGGGCTTCGTCGACGAGGTCCGAAAGCTGCGCGCCAGAAGTGACTTGCACGCGGGGCTGCCGTCTATACGGGCAGTGGGGTATCGGCAGGTCTGGGATTACCTGGATGGCAAGCTAGATGAGAATGAGATGCGCGAACGCGGTATCATTGCCACTCGCCAGCTGGCCAAACGGCAGTTCACCTGGTTGCGCGGCTGGTCCGACGTACACTGGCTGGATAGCCTGGCCTGCGACAATCTGTCCCGCACCTTGAAATACCTTGGGTCCGTCTCCATATTGAGCTGA
- the mutL gene encoding DNA mismatch repair endonuclease MutL produces the protein MSGGSRIQLLSPRLANQIAAGEVVERPASVAKELLENSLDSGAKRIEVEVEQGGVKLLRVRDNGSGISPDDLPLALARHATSKIRELEDLEGVLSLGFRGEALASISSVARLTLTSRTADASEAWQVETEGRDMTPRVQPAAHPVGTSVEVRDLFFNTPARRKFLKAEKTEFDHLQEVIRRLALARFDVGFHLRHNGKTILSLHDAPDEIARARRVGAICGPGFLEQALPIDVERNGLRLWGWVGLPTFSRSQADLQYFFVNGRAVRDKLVAHAVRQAYRDVLFNGRHPTFVLFLELEPNGVDVNVHPTKHEVRFREGRTVHDFLYGTLHRALADVRPEDQLAAPAAASEMVRPSGQQAGEFGPQGEMRLASPVLEQPQAQPQQFSSSGAGAGYQYQYTPRPSQPLPVAEAQAAYREFFAPLPGGAPSSLPESQGDVPPLGYALAQLKGIYILAENAVGLVLVDMHAAHERIMYERLKVAMASEGLSGQPLLVPESLALSQREADCAEEHAQWFQRLGFELQRLGPESVAIRQIPALLKQAEANRLVQDVLADLMEYGTSDRIQAHLNELLGTMACHGAVRANRRLAIPEMNALLRDMENTERSGQCNHGRPTWTQMGLDDLDKLFLRGR, from the coding sequence ATGAGTGGTGGTTCGCGCATCCAGTTGCTCAGCCCGCGACTGGCCAACCAGATCGCCGCCGGCGAAGTGGTCGAACGGCCCGCCTCGGTGGCCAAGGAGCTGCTGGAAAACAGCCTCGACTCTGGCGCCAAGCGCATTGAGGTCGAGGTCGAGCAGGGCGGCGTCAAGCTGCTGCGCGTGCGTGACAACGGCAGCGGCATCTCGCCTGATGACTTGCCGCTGGCCCTGGCACGCCATGCCACCAGCAAGATCCGCGAGCTGGAAGACCTCGAAGGGGTGTTGAGCCTGGGCTTTCGGGGTGAGGCGCTGGCGTCGATCAGCTCGGTGGCGCGCCTGACCCTGACCTCGCGCACGGCCGATGCCAGCGAGGCCTGGCAGGTCGAGACCGAAGGCCGCGACATGACCCCGCGGGTGCAGCCTGCGGCGCACCCGGTGGGCACCTCGGTCGAGGTTCGCGACCTGTTCTTCAATACGCCGGCTCGACGCAAGTTCCTCAAGGCCGAGAAGACCGAGTTCGACCATCTTCAGGAAGTTATCCGGCGTCTGGCCCTGGCTCGATTCGATGTCGGCTTCCACCTGCGCCACAACGGCAAGACCATTCTCAGCCTGCACGATGCCCCCGACGAGATTGCGCGGGCGCGGCGGGTCGGTGCGATCTGTGGCCCGGGCTTTCTTGAGCAGGCGCTGCCGATCGATGTCGAGCGCAATGGCTTGCGCTTGTGGGGTTGGGTTGGCCTGCCGACGTTCTCGCGCAGCCAGGCCGACTTGCAGTACTTCTTCGTCAACGGCCGCGCCGTGCGCGACAAGCTGGTCGCCCACGCGGTGCGCCAGGCCTACCGCGATGTGCTGTTCAATGGCCGCCACCCGACCTTCGTGTTGTTCCTTGAGCTTGAGCCCAACGGCGTCGACGTCAACGTTCACCCGACCAAGCATGAGGTGCGCTTTCGCGAAGGCCGCACAGTGCACGATTTCCTCTACGGCACCTTGCACCGGGCTTTGGCCGATGTACGGCCGGAAGACCAGCTGGCGGCCCCGGCGGCGGCCAGTGAGATGGTCCGGCCCAGTGGTCAGCAGGCTGGCGAATTTGGCCCGCAAGGTGAAATGCGCCTGGCCTCACCGGTATTGGAACAGCCGCAGGCACAACCGCAGCAGTTTTCCAGCTCCGGTGCTGGCGCCGGGTATCAGTATCAGTACACGCCGCGCCCATCGCAGCCGTTGCCCGTTGCCGAAGCCCAGGCAGCCTACCGCGAGTTCTTCGCGCCACTGCCTGGCGGTGCACCGTCATCCTTGCCCGAAAGCCAGGGTGATGTACCGCCACTGGGCTATGCCCTGGCTCAGCTCAAAGGCATCTACATCCTGGCCGAAAACGCCGTCGGTCTGGTGCTGGTGGACATGCATGCCGCCCACGAGCGGATCATGTACGAGCGGCTCAAGGTGGCCATGGCCAGCGAAGGCTTGAGCGGCCAGCCACTGTTGGTGCCGGAGTCTCTGGCACTGAGCCAGCGCGAGGCCGATTGCGCCGAAGAGCATGCGCAGTGGTTCCAGCGCTTGGGCTTCGAGTTGCAGCGCCTGGGGCCGGAAAGCGTGGCTATCCGCCAGATTCCGGCACTGCTCAAGCAGGCCGAAGCCAATCGCCTGGTCCAGGACGTATTGGCAGACCTGATGGAATACGGCACCAGCGACCGCATCCAGGCGCACCTCAACGAGCTGCTCGGCACCATGGCCTGTCACGGCGCCGTGCGCGCCAACCGGCGCTTGGCCATTCCCGAGATGAATGCGCTGCTGCGTGACATGGAAAACACCGAACGCAGCGGCCAGTGCAACCATGGTCGACCGACCTGGACCCAGATGGGCCTGGACGATCTGGACAAACTCTTCCTGCGCGGTCGATGA
- a CDS encoding N-acetylmuramoyl-L-alanine amidase, translating to MGIGMRIRALVAVVGLLLTAVTVNTLAATQVKSMRLWRAPDNTRLVFDLSGPVQHSVFTLSAPDRLVIDINGATLAAPLNVSTSNTPISSVRSAQRTPTDLRVVVDLKKAVTPKSFTLAPNAQYGNRLVVDLYDQEADAIAASTPTPPPAQTPATTPAVPVTPTQPAIKLPPAPSGKRDIVVAIDAGHGGEDPGASGSRGQHEKDIVLQIAKELQRQINSEKGYRAELTRTGDYFIPLRKRTEIARKKGADLFVSIHADAAPSKAAFGASVFALSDRGATSETARWLADTENRSDLIGGAGNVSLDDKDRMLAGVLLDLSMTATLSSSLDVGQKVLGNMGRITSLHKRRVEQAGFMVLKSPDIPSILVETGFISNANEAAKLATRSHQQALARSIHTGVRQYFQQSPPPGTYIAWLRDSGKIAQGPRDHTVRPGETLAMIAVRYQVSVASLRSSNSLKTDELKVGQHLDIPGTTLASQQ from the coding sequence ATGGGGATAGGTATGCGCATACGCGCACTGGTCGCCGTTGTCGGTCTGCTGCTCACAGCGGTCACCGTCAACACTCTGGCCGCCACGCAAGTCAAGAGCATGCGTCTGTGGCGCGCGCCAGATAACACACGGCTGGTCTTCGACCTGTCCGGCCCGGTGCAGCACAGTGTGTTCACCCTGAGCGCGCCGGATCGGCTGGTCATCGATATCAACGGTGCGACCTTGGCCGCGCCGCTCAACGTCTCCACATCCAATACACCGATCAGCAGTGTGCGTTCGGCCCAGCGTACGCCTACCGATCTGCGCGTGGTGGTCGACCTGAAAAAAGCGGTCACGCCGAAAAGCTTCACCCTGGCTCCCAATGCCCAATACGGCAACCGCCTGGTGGTCGATTTGTACGACCAGGAAGCCGATGCCATTGCGGCCAGCACGCCGACGCCGCCACCGGCACAAACCCCGGCTACCACTCCGGCTGTCCCGGTAACGCCGACCCAGCCTGCGATCAAGCTGCCACCGGCGCCAAGCGGCAAGCGCGATATCGTGGTCGCCATCGACGCCGGGCACGGCGGTGAAGACCCGGGCGCCTCGGGTTCGCGTGGCCAGCACGAGAAAGACATCGTGTTGCAGATCGCCAAGGAGCTGCAACGCCAGATCAACAGTGAGAAGGGCTATCGGGCCGAACTGACGCGCACCGGTGACTACTTCATTCCGCTGCGCAAGCGCACCGAGATCGCCCGCAAGAAGGGCGCCGACCTGTTCGTCTCGATCCACGCCGACGCCGCACCCTCCAAGGCTGCTTTCGGCGCCTCGGTGTTCGCCCTGTCTGACCGGGGTGCTACGTCCGAGACTGCGCGCTGGCTGGCAGACACCGAAAACCGTTCCGACCTGATCGGTGGCGCGGGCAACGTCAGCCTGGACGACAAGGACCGTATGCTCGCGGGCGTGCTGCTCGACCTGTCGATGACCGCCACCCTCAGCTCCAGCCTCGATGTGGGGCAGAAGGTGCTGGGCAACATGGGGCGCATCACTTCGCTGCACAAGCGACGCGTGGAGCAGGCAGGCTTCATGGTGTTGAAGTCGCCGGATATTCCCTCGATCCTGGTCGAGACCGGCTTCATTTCCAACGCCAACGAAGCCGCCAAGCTGGCGACCAGGAGCCATCAGCAGGCCTTGGCCCGCTCGATCCATACCGGCGTACGCCAGTACTTCCAGCAAAGCCCGCCACCTGGCACCTACATTGCCTGGTTGCGTGACAGCGGCAAGATCGCCCAAGGCCCGCGCGACCACACTGTGCGTCCAGGCGAAACCCTGGCGATGATCGCCGTGCGTTACCAGGTCAGCGTGGCCAGCCTGCGCAGCAGCAACAGCCTCAAGACTGATGAGCTGAAGGTGGGCCAGCACCTGGATATTCCGGGCACGACCCTGGCGTCGCAACAATGA
- the tsaE gene encoding tRNA (adenosine(37)-N6)-threonylcarbamoyltransferase complex ATPase subunit type 1 TsaE, with the protein MSGVTLFLADEEATVAFGGQLAQVTGGHGVIFLEGDLGAGKTTLSRGLIRGLGHVGPVKSPTFTVVEPYEIGAVRAFHFDLYRLVDPEELEFMGIRDYFEDDALCLFEWPQKGAGVLPKPDLTITISPQAGGRSLYLSPQGPRGEAWCTALAEQFKQ; encoded by the coding sequence GTGTCAGGTGTAACCCTGTTTCTGGCCGACGAAGAGGCCACCGTAGCCTTCGGCGGGCAATTGGCCCAGGTGACCGGCGGTCATGGCGTGATTTTTCTCGAGGGCGACCTGGGGGCTGGCAAAACCACATTGTCGCGCGGCCTGATTCGCGGTTTGGGCCATGTTGGCCCGGTCAAGAGTCCGACCTTCACCGTGGTTGAACCCTACGAGATTGGCGCGGTGCGCGCTTTCCACTTCGACCTGTATCGGCTGGTCGATCCGGAAGAATTGGAGTTCATGGGGATCCGCGATTACTTCGAGGATGATGCCTTGTGCCTGTTCGAATGGCCCCAGAAAGGTGCGGGCGTTTTGCCAAAGCCTGACCTGACCATTACCATAAGCCCGCAAGCGGGCGGACGCTCGCTGTATCTGTCGCCGCAGGGGCCTCGCGGCGAAGCCTGGTGCACCGCGCTGGCCGAACAATTCAAACAGTAA
- a CDS encoding NAD(P)H-hydrate dehydratase, translating into MPQTKHPANPVKLLSRASLASLPPRRPDAQKGDFGHVLVVGGDLGTGGAVLLSSEAALRCGAGLVSIATRPEHVPAALARLPETMCLGVSSANQLMTVLERASVLVVGPGLGQAAWGRSLLSAVANAERPQVWDADALNLLARTPLALPSASILTPHPGEAARLLGVSTEAVQADRPGAARKLARRYASICVLKGAGTLVADPAGQVALCGRGHPAMAGAGLGDVLTGVLAALLAQGLDAWSAACLGVWLHACAGERLGVKGRGLAASDLLPVIRELLEEHSACQV; encoded by the coding sequence ATGCCCCAGACCAAACACCCTGCCAACCCGGTAAAACTGCTCAGCCGTGCCAGCTTGGCCAGCCTGCCGCCGCGCCGTCCAGACGCCCAAAAAGGTGACTTTGGCCACGTGCTGGTGGTCGGAGGCGACCTGGGTACCGGCGGTGCGGTGTTGCTCAGTAGCGAAGCAGCGCTGCGTTGTGGGGCTGGCCTGGTGAGCATTGCCACGCGGCCCGAACACGTGCCCGCAGCCCTGGCTCGTCTACCTGAAACCATGTGCTTGGGCGTGAGTTCGGCCAATCAGCTGATGACCGTATTGGAACGGGCATCGGTGCTGGTGGTAGGCCCTGGCCTGGGTCAGGCGGCTTGGGGGCGCAGCTTGTTGTCGGCAGTTGCCAATGCCGAGCGCCCCCAAGTGTGGGACGCCGATGCCCTTAACCTGCTGGCCCGCACGCCCTTGGCCCTGCCCAGCGCTAGCATTCTTACCCCGCACCCGGGCGAGGCGGCGCGGTTGCTTGGGGTGTCGACCGAAGCCGTGCAGGCCGACCGGCCGGGCGCTGCGCGTAAGCTGGCGCGCAGATACGCCAGCATCTGCGTACTCAAGGGCGCTGGCACCCTGGTCGCTGACCCGGCGGGGCAGGTGGCGCTGTGCGGGCGGGGTCATCCTGCGATGGCCGGCGCAGGCCTTGGCGATGTGCTTACCGGGGTGCTGGCGGCGCTGCTGGCGCAGGGCCTGGACGCCTGGTCGGCGGCTTGCCTGGGCGTCTGGCTGCATGCCTGCGCGGGCGAGCGCTTGGGGGTAAAAGGCAGAGGCCTGGCAGCCAGTGATCTGCTGCCGGTCATTCGTGAATTATTGGAGGAGCATTCAGCGTGTCAGGTGTAA
- the queG gene encoding tRNA epoxyqueuosine(34) reductase QueG, producing MSACTPDLAALAQSIKDWGRELGFAHVGIAGVDLGEHELHLQRWLDAGYQGEMDYMAAHGSKRAHPDQLVPGTLRVVSLRMDYLPGDTRMAQLLAQPDKAYISRYALGRDYHKLVRKRVQHLADRVQQAIGPFGFRAFVDSAPVLEKAIAEQAGLGWIGKNTLLLNRKAGSYFFLAELFVDLPLPVDDAQVSEHCGRCQACLDVCPTQAFVGPYVLDARRCISYLTIELKQAIPVELRPLIGNRVFGCDDCQIVCPWNRFARPTQENDFKPRHGLDNAELAALFLWDEATFLGNTEGSPLRRAGYERWLRNLAVGLGNAPSTIPVLEALQARREYPSELVREHVEWALAQHEARTAPL from the coding sequence ATGTCCGCTTGTACTCCTGACCTCGCCGCGCTGGCCCAATCGATCAAGGATTGGGGCCGTGAACTCGGCTTCGCCCATGTCGGTATCGCTGGTGTAGACCTTGGCGAGCATGAGCTGCACCTGCAACGCTGGCTCGACGCGGGCTATCAGGGCGAGATGGACTACATGGCTGCGCACGGCAGCAAACGCGCCCATCCCGACCAACTGGTGCCCGGAACCTTGCGTGTGGTCTCGCTGCGCATGGACTACCTGCCCGGCGACACGCGCATGGCGCAGTTGCTGGCGCAACCAGACAAAGCCTATATATCGCGCTATGCCCTGGGTCGCGACTACCACAAGCTGGTGCGCAAGCGCGTGCAGCATCTGGCCGATCGGGTGCAGCAAGCCATTGGCCCGTTTGGCTTTCGCGCCTTTGTCGACAGTGCCCCGGTGCTGGAGAAAGCCATTGCCGAGCAAGCCGGGCTAGGCTGGATCGGCAAGAACACCCTGCTGCTCAACCGCAAGGCGGGCAGCTACTTCTTTCTTGCCGAACTGTTCGTCGACCTGCCACTGCCGGTAGATGACGCGCAGGTCAGTGAGCACTGTGGGCGTTGCCAGGCATGTCTGGACGTGTGCCCGACCCAGGCGTTTGTCGGGCCCTACGTGCTCGATGCGCGGCGCTGCATCTCGTACCTGACCATCGAATTGAAGCAGGCGATACCGGTCGAGCTGCGACCACTGATCGGTAATCGGGTGTTTGGCTGCGATGATTGCCAGATCGTCTGCCCGTGGAATCGCTTTGCCCGGCCAACCCAGGAGAACGACTTCAAGCCGCGTCATGGCCTGGATAATGCTGAGTTGGCTGCGCTGTTTCTCTGGGACGAGGCGACCTTCCTGGGCAACACCGAGGGCTCGCCGCTGCGCCGGGCCGGTTATGAGCGCTGGTTGCGCAACCTCGCGGTGGGGCTGGGCAATGCGCCTTCGACGATCCCGGTGCTGGAAGCCTTACAGGCGCGCCGCGAGTATCCGTCGGAGCTGGTCAGGGAGCATGTGGAGTGGGCGCTGGCCCAGCATGAGGCGCGCACAGCCCCGCTCTGA
- a CDS encoding trimeric intracellular cation channel family protein codes for MLLMLYLIAITAEAMTGALSAGRRGMDWFGVVLIACVTALGGGSVRDVLLGHYPLTWVKHPEYLVLTSFAALLTIFIAPLMRHLRSLFLVLDALGLVAFTLIGCMTALEMGQGMLVASISGVITGVFGGILRDIFCNDIPLVFRRELYASVSFAAAWFYLGCVHFQVPAEQAMLLTLFGGFLVRLLAIRFHWEMPKFHYNDQQ; via the coding sequence ATGTTGTTGATGCTCTACCTCATCGCCATTACCGCCGAAGCCATGACCGGTGCCTTGTCTGCCGGTCGTCGCGGGATGGACTGGTTTGGAGTGGTGCTAATCGCGTGCGTGACTGCCCTGGGTGGCGGTTCGGTGCGCGATGTGCTGCTCGGGCACTACCCGTTGACCTGGGTGAAGCACCCCGAGTACCTGGTACTGACCAGCTTCGCCGCGCTGCTGACCATCTTCATCGCGCCGTTGATGCGCCACCTGCGTTCGCTGTTCCTGGTACTCGATGCGCTGGGGCTGGTGGCCTTTACCCTGATTGGCTGCATGACCGCGCTGGAAATGGGTCAGGGCATGCTGGTGGCCTCGATCAGCGGGGTGATCACTGGGGTGTTTGGCGGCATCCTGCGGGATATCTTCTGTAACGACATTCCCTTGGTGTTCCGCCGAGAGCTGTATGCCAGCGTGTCGTTTGCCGCTGCGTGGTTCTACCTGGGCTGCGTGCACTTCCAGGTGCCAGCGGAGCAGGCGATGCTGCTGACCTTGTTTGGCGGGTTTCTGGTGCGTTTGCTGGCGATTCGTTTCCATTGGGAAATGCCCAAGTTCCACTACAACGACCAGCAGTGA
- the orn gene encoding oligoribonuclease, with product MDNTQNLIWIDLEMTGLDPDNDVIIEMATIVTDSNLNTLAEGPVIAIHHSDEVLARMDEWNTRTHGASGLTQRVRESRISMAEAEAVTVKFLEQWVPKGKSPICGNSICQDRRFLYRHMKTLESYFHYRNLDVSTLKELAARWAPDVRDSFKKGSTHLALDDIRESIAELRHYREHFIKV from the coding sequence ATGGACAACACACAGAACCTGATCTGGATCGATCTGGAAATGACCGGTCTGGATCCGGACAACGACGTCATCATCGAGATGGCCACCATCGTCACCGACAGCAACCTCAATACCTTGGCCGAAGGCCCGGTGATCGCCATCCACCACAGCGATGAAGTGCTGGCGCGCATGGATGAGTGGAACACCCGCACCCACGGCGCCTCCGGTCTGACCCAGCGCGTGCGCGAAAGCCGCATCAGCATGGCCGAGGCCGAGGCTGTAACCGTCAAGTTCCTCGAACAATGGGTGCCTAAGGGCAAGTCGCCGATCTGTGGCAACAGCATCTGCCAGGACCGGCGCTTCCTGTATCGCCACATGAAAACCCTGGAAAGCTATTTCCACTACCGCAACCTCGACGTCTCCACACTCAAGGAGCTCGCCGCGCGCTGGGCGCCGGATGTGCGTGACAGCTTCAAGAAGGGCAGCACGCACCTGGCCCTGGACGATATTCGCGAGTCGATCGCCGAGCTGCGTCACTACCGCGAGCACTTCATCAAGGTCTGA
- the rsgA gene encoding small ribosomal subunit biogenesis GTPase RsgA, whose amino-acid sequence MAKRQLNRRQNWRIEKIQGERAARAAKREQHALQELEGGDLGPEQFGLVIAHFGVQVEVEAQDGEVAGQIFRCHLRANLPALVTGDRVVWRAGNQGIGVIVAQLPRSTELCRPNNHGQLKPVAANVDLIVIVFAPAPEPHANLIDRYLVAAEHAGIRPLLLLNKADLVNEENGPGLNALLEVYRDLGYPLLEVSAHQGDGMQRLQELLDGHTSVFVGQSGVGKSSLVNSLLPAAQTRVGDLSEWSGQGTHTTTTARLYHFPNGGDLIDSPGIREFGLVHVSRDDVEAGFIEFSDLLGNCRFRDCKHDREPGCALLKALDEGRIKPQRMHSYRSIIASLSEDTY is encoded by the coding sequence ATGGCCAAACGCCAGCTCAATCGCCGCCAGAACTGGCGCATCGAAAAAATCCAGGGCGAGCGCGCCGCACGCGCAGCCAAACGCGAGCAACATGCCTTGCAGGAACTGGAGGGTGGCGACCTGGGGCCCGAGCAATTTGGCCTGGTAATCGCCCACTTTGGCGTACAGGTCGAGGTCGAGGCGCAGGACGGCGAAGTCGCCGGGCAGATCTTCCGCTGCCACCTGCGGGCCAACCTGCCGGCACTGGTCACCGGTGACCGAGTGGTTTGGCGCGCGGGCAACCAAGGAATTGGCGTCATCGTCGCGCAGTTGCCGCGCAGCACCGAGCTGTGTCGGCCAAACAACCACGGCCAGCTCAAGCCGGTGGCGGCCAACGTCGACCTGATCGTAATCGTCTTCGCCCCGGCCCCCGAGCCCCACGCCAACCTGATCGACCGCTACTTGGTAGCCGCCGAGCATGCCGGCATCCGCCCCTTGCTGCTGCTGAACAAGGCCGACCTGGTCAACGAGGAAAACGGCCCAGGGCTGAACGCCCTGCTTGAGGTCTATCGCGACCTGGGTTATCCACTGCTAGAAGTTTCCGCGCATCAAGGCGATGGCATGCAGCGCCTGCAAGAGCTGCTCGATGGCCACACCAGTGTGTTCGTCGGCCAGTCTGGCGTGGGTAAGTCCTCGCTGGTCAACAGCCTGTTGCCCGCCGCCCAAACCCGCGTGGGCGATCTTTCCGAGTGGTCCGGACAAGGCACGCACACCACCACCACCGCCCGCCTCTATCACTTTCCCAATGGCGGCGACCTGATCGACTCACCGGGCATCCGTGAGTTCGGCCTAGTGCACGTCAGCCGCGATGATGTCGAAGCAGGCTTCATCGAATTCAGCGACCTGCTCGGCAACTGCCGCTTCCGCGACTGCAAACACGACCGCGAGCCTGGCTGCGCACTGCTCAAGGCGTTGGACGAAGGGCGGATCAAGCCGCAGCGGATGCACAGCTATCGCTCGATCATCGCCAGCTTGAGTGAAGATACCTACTAG
- a CDS encoding molecular chaperone Tir — translation MPVVICYRHNERLDAFILNERLLLEDVPTQLVQFDSIGQTTEDLCGGLCQQLSDATHLIGVLSSEGAQQWWTAWLMGAAVMASRRVSLYQSGAQSLPEHLGKWPVMRSREHIELFVRAYHDERTFERAMSLPPVRLHSVDRSNADFFHADLKAKIRRGF, via the coding sequence ATGCCCGTCGTCATCTGCTACCGCCACAATGAACGGCTCGACGCCTTCATTCTCAATGAGCGCTTGCTGCTTGAGGATGTTCCAACTCAACTGGTGCAATTCGACAGTATCGGGCAAACCACCGAAGACCTTTGCGGCGGCCTTTGCCAGCAACTCAGTGATGCCACCCATCTGATTGGCGTGCTCTCCAGCGAGGGCGCGCAGCAATGGTGGACGGCATGGTTGATGGGCGCAGCGGTCATGGCCAGTCGGCGGGTCAGCCTGTACCAGAGTGGCGCGCAGTCATTGCCAGAACATCTAGGTAAGTGGCCGGTTATGCGCAGCCGTGAGCACATCGAGCTGTTTGTGCGCGCCTACCATGATGAACGGACCTTTGAGCGGGCGATGTCGCTGCCACCGGTGCGTTTGCACAGTGTCGACCGGAGTAATGCGGATTTCTTTCATGCCGATCTCAAGGCCAAGATTCGGCGGGGCTTTTGA
- the motB gene encoding flagellar motor protein MotB: MENNQPIIIKRVKRFGGGHHGGAWKIAFADFATAMMAFFLVLWLLSTATPEQKIAIAGYFKDPIGFSESGTPYVIDLGGSPQLAPEKTINPEEKSEPTPDTSIQLDKDQVETMAEQVEKERLNLLLQELQNKVEENPQLQKFKDQILFEITQDGLRIQIMDAENRPMFDIGSARLQPYFEDILLAMADTIKAVPNKISVSGHTDAKPYAGAGEFGNWELSANRANAARRALVAGGYPDDQVARVVGYASSSLFDRKDPFNPVNRRIDIIVLTKKAQRNIEGEQGTPEAPPAAPAAPGAAAPAAPGAAAELMQPRELRQKLNIFEDGTLKMDEPKE; the protein is encoded by the coding sequence ATGGAAAACAATCAGCCGATAATCATCAAGCGCGTCAAGCGCTTTGGTGGCGGGCACCACGGCGGCGCCTGGAAGATCGCCTTCGCCGACTTCGCCACGGCGATGATGGCGTTCTTCCTGGTGCTGTGGTTGCTGTCGACCGCCACACCTGAGCAGAAGATCGCCATTGCCGGCTACTTCAAGGATCCGATTGGCTTCTCTGAAAGCGGCACGCCCTACGTCATCGACCTGGGCGGCTCGCCGCAGCTGGCGCCAGAAAAGACCATCAACCCAGAAGAAAAGTCCGAGCCGACCCCTGACACCAGCATTCAGTTGGACAAGGACCAGGTCGAGACCATGGCCGAGCAGGTCGAGAAGGAGCGTTTGAACCTGCTCCTGCAAGAGTTGCAGAACAAGGTCGAGGAAAACCCGCAGCTGCAGAAGTTCAAGGACCAGATCCTGTTCGAGATCACCCAGGACGGCCTGCGCATCCAGATCATGGATGCCGAGAACCGGCCGATGTTCGATATCGGCAGCGCACGCTTGCAGCCGTACTTCGAAGACATCCTGCTGGCCATGGCCGACACCATCAAGGCGGTGCCGAACAAGATCAGCGTCAGCGGCCACACCGATGCCAAACCGTATGCCGGCGCTGGGGAGTTCGGTAACTGGGAGCTGTCGGCCAACCGTGCCAACGCTGCGCGGCGGGCACTGGTGGCGGGTGGTTATCCGGATGATCAGGTGGCGCGCGTGGTCGGTTATGCCTCGTCGTCGCTGTTCGATCGCAAGGATCCGTTCAACCCGGTCAACCGGCGCATCGATATCATCGTCTTGACCAAGAAGGCCCAGCGTAACATCGAAGGCGAGCAGGGTACGCCTGAGGCACCACCGGCAGCGCCAGCCGCCCCTGGCGCTGCGGCGCCAGCAGCGCCTGGAGCAGCCGCCGAGCTGATGCAGCCTCGCGAGTTGCGCCAGAAGCTGAACATCTTCGAAGATGGCACATTGAAGATGGATGAGCCCAAGGAATAA